In the Carboxydothermus hydrogenoformans Z-2901 genome, one interval contains:
- a CDS encoding ABC transporter ATP-binding protein produces MAYIQVESISKKYVKGNVETRVLKDVSFQVGKGEFWIIAGPSGSGKSTLLSILGSLNEPDSGRVLVDDLDLFSLSHDERALFRLNYLGFIFQNFHLLPYLTAVENVLLPTLAYPRKISKEKEARELLKMLGLEGKEEKYPKELSGGEQERVAIARALIMEPEILLADEPTGNLDSKTGEEVMKIFAELNRRGKTIIMVTHNLDHLHYATHALFLKDGEVLETKTLKEAN; encoded by the coding sequence ATGGCCTACATTCAAGTGGAAAGCATTAGCAAGAAGTATGTTAAAGGCAATGTGGAGACCAGAGTATTGAAAGATGTGAGCTTTCAAGTGGGTAAAGGAGAGTTCTGGATTATAGCGGGTCCTTCGGGCTCCGGAAAATCAACCTTATTAAGTATCCTTGGAAGCTTGAATGAGCCGGATAGTGGTAGGGTGCTGGTAGATGATTTGGATCTCTTTAGCTTAAGTCACGATGAACGGGCACTTTTTCGCTTAAATTATCTTGGCTTTATCTTTCAAAATTTTCATCTTTTACCTTACTTAACTGCTGTAGAAAATGTTCTGTTACCTACCCTTGCTTATCCCCGGAAAATCAGTAAGGAAAAAGAGGCGCGGGAGCTTTTAAAAATGCTTGGGCTTGAGGGAAAAGAAGAAAAATATCCCAAAGAGCTTTCCGGAGGAGAACAGGAGCGGGTAGCTATAGCCCGGGCACTTATCATGGAGCCGGAAATATTGTTAGCCGATGAACCAACGGGTAACTTGGATAGCAAGACCGGAGAGGAAGTTATGAAGATTTTTGCCGAATTAAATCGCCGGGGTAAGACGATTATCATGGTAACTCATAACCTTGACCATCTTCATTATGCTACACATGCTTTATTTTTAAAAGATGGTGAGGTTTTGGAAACAAAAACTTTAAAGGAGGCGAATTAA
- a CDS encoding DUF2318 domain-containing protein, whose protein sequence is MTKKEEFLKQKNSMHKALKIIIAVLGIIAIGLTVMMFVPAKKKKEGAYYAAEINYSGQEIQMTDIPAVVNKEGKIEIPLEDVQKYGIVYVPYSPTKPLTAFFLNDGRLAVAVSICEPCRGFRFKIQDNALVCMTCGTRWSLLDNLKGIDGGCTAYPPDEIPYEVKDGKILVDKNIVDAWQPRV, encoded by the coding sequence ATGACTAAAAAGGAAGAATTTTTAAAACAAAAAAATAGCATGCACAAAGCTCTGAAAATTATCATTGCGGTTTTGGGAATCATTGCTATAGGATTAACGGTCATGATGTTTGTACCTGCCAAGAAGAAAAAAGAGGGGGCCTATTACGCCGCTGAAATTAATTACTCCGGGCAGGAGATTCAAATGACCGATATTCCAGCGGTGGTCAATAAGGAAGGAAAAATTGAAATACCTTTAGAAGATGTTCAAAAATACGGAATAGTCTACGTGCCTTACAGCCCGACCAAACCGCTGACTGCGTTTTTCTTAAACGACGGAAGATTGGCAGTAGCGGTGAGCATTTGTGAACCGTGCCGGGGCTTTCGCTTTAAAATTCAGGATAATGCCCTGGTTTGCATGACCTGCGGTACGCGCTGGTCTTTGTTAGATAACTTAAAGGGAATTGATGGGGGCTGTACCGCTTACCCGCCCGATGAAATACCGTACGAAGTGAAAGATGGCAAAATTTTGGTAGATAAAAATATTGTAGATGCCTGGCAGCCGAGGGTTTAA
- a CDS encoding ABC transporter permease: protein MRGLNVKSFFLSRRGRLATKTLLVLLVFALFLTIGLTISNLNTYLQTEKEKRGQRIAVTAATEQFSFTYQNITLVSGNYELNFIPESEAVKFYNTFKQQITVYAPKKVRFFTVNGQKTAVIYLDFSEEKKYRPYWEVLGKYPERAGEILAGSDLAREYKLKVGDLIDFGAFKGKVVGILKPTGKNEDGFFFASLKESSAPPDYFLLQAILKPGDDTVKSKAYELFPDLNIDFITGPEEQRFNLLLRYQVFGSVLAVVLLIMGFLLVKSFLENDLLGRSQEIGIFAALGFKTKVIVKIILMEDLLAVLLGVLAAWPLGLMVTKVILQKLAIPYRILLSGINIAFLSSFLIAVGVNYYKLGQILRLPITELLRGNAGD from the coding sequence ATGAGGGGTTTGAACGTTAAAAGCTTCTTTTTAAGCCGGCGGGGTCGGTTAGCTACAAAAACCCTTTTGGTTTTATTGGTTTTTGCTCTTTTCCTTACCATCGGCTTAACTATAAGCAATTTAAATACTTATTTACAAACGGAAAAAGAAAAACGGGGGCAGCGTATTGCCGTGACTGCTGCCACCGAGCAGTTTAGTTTTACTTACCAAAATATCACGTTAGTTTCAGGAAATTACGAGTTAAACTTTATTCCAGAAAGTGAAGCTGTAAAGTTTTACAATACTTTTAAACAGCAAATTACCGTTTATGCTCCAAAGAAAGTTCGGTTTTTTACGGTTAATGGACAAAAAACGGCTGTAATTTATCTTGATTTTTCAGAAGAAAAGAAATACCGGCCTTACTGGGAGGTTTTGGGTAAATATCCTGAAAGAGCAGGTGAAATACTGGCAGGATCCGACCTTGCCCGGGAATATAAGCTTAAGGTTGGGGATTTAATTGATTTTGGGGCTTTCAAAGGGAAGGTTGTCGGGATTTTAAAGCCTACCGGTAAAAACGAAGATGGGTTTTTCTTTGCAAGCCTTAAAGAAAGCTCTGCTCCTCCGGACTATTTTCTCCTTCAAGCAATTTTAAAACCCGGGGATGATACGGTAAAATCTAAAGCTTATGAGCTTTTTCCGGATTTAAATATTGACTTTATTACGGGACCTGAAGAACAGCGCTTTAACTTACTTTTAAGGTACCAGGTATTTGGGAGTGTCTTAGCGGTTGTTCTTTTAATAATGGGCTTTTTATTGGTAAAGTCGTTTTTGGAAAATGACCTTTTGGGAAGAAGCCAGGAGATAGGAATTTTTGCGGCTTTAGGCTTTAAAACAAAAGTTATTGTGAAAATAATCTTAATGGAAGACTTGCTGGCGGTTTTGTTAGGAGTTCTGGCCGCCTGGCCGCTGGGATTGATGGTTACCAAGGTAATTTTGCAAAAGTTAGCCATTCCTTATAGGATACTGTTAAGTGGTATAAACATTGCGTTTTTGTCTTCTTTTTTAATTGCGGTGGGGGTGAATTATTATAAATTAGGGCAAATTTTAAGGTTACCGATAACCGAACTTTTAAGAGGTAATGCCGGGGATTAA